A genomic window from Punica granatum isolate Tunisia-2019 chromosome 2, ASM765513v2, whole genome shotgun sequence includes:
- the LOC116194505 gene encoding heavy metal-associated isoprenylated plant protein 28-like isoform X1 gives MSTIVEMRVHMDCGGCQSKVRSALEKLKGVDTVEIDLSLQKVTITGWADQKKVLKAVRKTGRRAELWQLPYNAECDNYSIYNQHHCNGPTNLHAPQSSSHYNYYKHGYDNSSYGRYYNYHGAHSTTFGHQTSAAFSDENPHACSIM, from the exons atGTCGACG ATCGTGGAAATGCGGGTTCATATGGACTGCGGCGGTTGCCAGAGTAAAGTGAGAAGTGCACTCGAAAAGCTCAAAG GCGTGGACACTGTCGAAATAGACCTGAGCCTCCAGAAGGTGACCATCACCGGTTGGGCCGACCAGAAGAAGGTCCTCAAGGCGGTGAGGAAGACCGGGCGGAGGGCGGAGCTGTGGCAGCTGCCGTACAATGCAGAGTGCGACAACTATTCAATCTACAACCAGCACCACTGCAACGGGCCTACCAACTTGCACGCTCCTCAGTCCTCTTCTCACTACAACTACTACAAGCACGGATACGACAACAGCAGCTACGGCAGGTATTACAACTACCACGGGGCACACTCCACGACATTCGGGCACCAGACCAGCGCCGCGTTCAGCGACGAAAACCCTCACGCTTGCAGCATCATGTGA
- the LOC116194505 gene encoding heavy metal-associated isoprenylated plant protein 28-like isoform X2 yields MRVHMDCGGCQSKVRSALEKLKGVDTVEIDLSLQKVTITGWADQKKVLKAVRKTGRRAELWQLPYNAECDNYSIYNQHHCNGPTNLHAPQSSSHYNYYKHGYDNSSYGRYYNYHGAHSTTFGHQTSAAFSDENPHACSIM; encoded by the exons ATGCGGGTTCATATGGACTGCGGCGGTTGCCAGAGTAAAGTGAGAAGTGCACTCGAAAAGCTCAAAG GCGTGGACACTGTCGAAATAGACCTGAGCCTCCAGAAGGTGACCATCACCGGTTGGGCCGACCAGAAGAAGGTCCTCAAGGCGGTGAGGAAGACCGGGCGGAGGGCGGAGCTGTGGCAGCTGCCGTACAATGCAGAGTGCGACAACTATTCAATCTACAACCAGCACCACTGCAACGGGCCTACCAACTTGCACGCTCCTCAGTCCTCTTCTCACTACAACTACTACAAGCACGGATACGACAACAGCAGCTACGGCAGGTATTACAACTACCACGGGGCACACTCCACGACATTCGGGCACCAGACCAGCGCCGCGTTCAGCGACGAAAACCCTCACGCTTGCAGCATCATGTGA